A portion of the Cololabis saira isolate AMF1-May2022 chromosome 17, fColSai1.1, whole genome shotgun sequence genome contains these proteins:
- the opn3 gene encoding opsin-3: protein MSPANATGGPGGPGSAGPGSAERYMFALGTYRLLAFTIGTIGVFGFCNNVVVMVLYCRFKKLRTPTNLLLVNISLSDFLVSITGINFTFASCVKGRWIWSQTTCVWDGFSNSLFGIVSIMTLAALAYERYVRVVHAQVVDFPWAWRAIAHIWLYSLAWTGAPLLGWNRYTLEIHRLGCSLDWTSKDPNDASFILFFLLACFFVPVGIMIYCYGNILYTVRMLRSIQDLQTVQIIKILRYEKKVAAMFLLMISCFLVCWTPYAVVSMMEAFGRKSMVSPTVAIIPSFFAKSSTAYNPLIYAFMSRKFRRCLLQLLCSRLSWLQRNLKERPLAPGERPILAPVQRPIRPIVVSGSCGASRDRPKKRVTFNSSSIVFIITGDDFQQLDVTSKDEETTLVNVIQVRPL from the exons ATGAGTCCGGCCAACGCCACCGGGGGCCCGGGGGGCCCGGGCAGCGCGGGCCCGGGCAGCGCGGAGCGCTACATGTTCGCCCTGGGAACCTACAGACTGCTCGCCTTCACCATCGGGACCATCGGGGTGTTCGGGTTCTGCAACAACGTGGTCGTCATGGTCCTCTACTGCAGGTTCAAGAAGCTCCGCACTCCCACCAACCTGCTGCTGGTCAACATCAGTCTCAGCGACTTCCTGGTCTCCATCACCGGAATAAACTTCACCTTCGCTTCGTGCGTCAAAGGCCGCTGGATCTGGAGCCAGACGACGTGCGTGTGGGACGGGTTCAGCAACAGCTTGTTCG GCATCGTGTCCATCATGACTCTGGCGGCTCTGGCCTACGAGCGCTACGTCCGGGTGGTGCACGCCCAGGTGGTGGACTTCCCCTGGGCCTGGCGGGCCATCGCCCACATCTGGCTGTACTCTCTGGCCTGGACCGGGGCCCCGCTGCTGGGCTGGAACCGCTACACCCTGGAGATCCACCGGCTGGGCTGCTCCCTGGACTGGACGTCCAAAGACCCCAACGACGCCTCCTtcatcctcttcttcctgctggcCTGTTTCTTCGTGCCCGTGGGGATCATGATCTACTGCTACGGGAACATCCTCTACACCGTGAGAATG CTCCGCTCCATCCAGGACCTCCAGACGGTTCAGATCATCAAGATCTTGCGCTACGAGAAGAAGGTGGCTGCGATGTTTCTGCTGATGATTTCCTGCTTCCTGGTGTGCTGGACGCCCTACGCCGTCGTGTCCATGATGGAGGCCTTCGGCAGGAAGAGCATGGTCTCTCCCACGGTCGCCATCATCCCCTCGTTCTTCGCCAAGTCCAGCACGGCGTACAACCCCCTCATCTACGCATTCATGAGCCGGAAG TTCCGGCGCTgcctgctgcagctcctctgctcCCGGCTCTCGTGGCTCCAGCGTAACCTGAAGGAGCGGCCCCTGGCCCCGGGGGAGCGGCCCATCCTGGCCCCGGTGCAGCGGCCCATCCGCCCCATCGTCGTCTCCGGCTCCTGCGGCGCCAGCAGGGACCGGCCCAAGAAGAGGGTCACCTTCAACTCCTCCTCCATCGTCTTCATCATCACCGGCGACGACTTCCAGCAGCTGGACGTGACGTCCAAGGACGAGGAGACGACGCTGGTCAACGTCATCCAAGTGAGGCCGCTgtga